Part of the Salinigranum rubrum genome is shown below.
TCGATGTAAATGACTACGTCGTGATGCGCGTATCGCGCCGACCGACGTCTTCGACCCCGTCAACAGAACAGAGATAATTAAATCTTTCGACGAGTGAGAACAAAATTTGCGATATTTGGTATTAACCGGAGATAAGGTCTAATAGTTGTGTAATACTCTAGATATTCAAAAATACTACTATAGTTAGGCTACCCTCGAAATAATCGTGAACTAAAGAGAATGGCATCGGGGTTCTCACTGATTCCGCTCACGTCGGTTATCCTTACTACTGAACGCCCCGAGCAGACGTGCTCCAGTGAATTCAACTATTTCTATCGATGTAGTTCGTCGGTCGTTTCCGGAGCGTGCGGTCACGCGGGGACGGCGAAGTTCTCCGACTCCCGTCGAGTGAGACGCCCCCCTCGGTCGTTCATCCACCCTCGGGCGCCGTCGCTCGATGACGTCGAGCGGTTCGAAGGGCAGCATGAGCACCGGCGGTTCAGTCGACGAGCGACGGGTCGGTGTCAAGGTGTGTCCCCGTCCCGTCATGATCTCCGCTCACGCCCGTCGGCGTGTGGTTCCGTCGTCACTCACGGCCGCTTCAGCGCGCCGTCCGCGTCGAACAGACTGTGGCTGTCCTTCGGTTCGCCGGGGTGAGCGCGCGCGGCGTCCTCGTCGAAGGTGACGCCGAGACCGGGTTCGTCCGGGACGGCTATCGCCCCGTCTTCGACCTCGAACTCGTGCTGGATGACCTCGTCGCCCCACGGGACGTCCCGGCTCATGTGTTCGAGGATTTCGAGGTTCTCGAACCCCGCACAGAGGTGTAACGAGGCGGCGGTGCTCACGCCCGCGTTCGGGTTGTGCGGCGCGATGGTCATGTAGCGTGACTTCGCGATGGCCGCGGCGTGCTGGATGTCCTGGAGGCTCCCGTAGTTCGTCACGTCGGGCTGGATGATGTCACAGGCCTGCTTCCGGACGATCTCTTCGGTCGTCTCGTTGTTGTAGATGCGCTCGCCCGTGGCGACGGGCACGTTCACGTGCTGGGTCACGTCCGCCATCACCTCTCTGTCCTCCAGTTCGACCGGCTCTTCGAGGAACATGATGTCGTACTCCTCCAGGGCGTTCGCCACCTCGATGGCCCCGCGTCGGGTGAACCGCCCGTGGCAGTCGAGGCCGATGCCGACGTCCCAGCCGACGGCGTCGCGGACCGCTTCGAGGAGGTCCGCGACCTCCTGTATCTGGTCGTCCGTCAGCGAGTACTCGTAGTGAGCGAACGGATCACACTTGAGCGCCGGATACCCCTGCTCCTCGACGGCCTTCTTCGCGTGGTGCGCGTAGTTCTCCGGCGTCCGCTCGCCGATGTGCCACCCGTTCGCGTACACCGGTATCTCGTCGTGGACCTTCCCGCCGAGGAGCTTTCACACGGGTTCGTCGTAGTACTTCCCGGCGATGTCCCACAGCGCGATGTCGATGGCGGCCGCGACGGCGTTGATGAGCTTCCCGCCGCGCCACGCGAACGGGTAGCGCCTGAGTTTGCGCGAGATGGCCTTTCGGTTGAGCGGGTCCTCCCCGATGACGTAGTGCTTGTGCGCCTCCGTCGTCGCTTCGAGCGCGGCGGTCAACCCCTCCCCGCTCAGCGCCTCGCCGATGCCGTGTATCCCCTCGTCCGTCTCCACCTTGACGAAGAACCAGTTCCGCCAGTCGGCGTCGACGACGAACGGCTTGACAGCTGTGATGTTCACACGCGACTCACGAGAGGCGACGGCAAAGTTCCTCGGGAGGACACCGGGGTTGCCGACTTCAGCCTCGTGTGCGTGCGTTCACCTTCGTCCCCGGACGACCACGCTCCGCACTCTCTCGTCCGGGGACCACCCGAACGGTTATGTCCCCCTCGTGGTGTGTGAGTGGTATGTCCTGTACGACCTACCGTCCGCCGTCACGACAGAGGGGTCGCTGGTGACCCCGTCGCTCCCGCCGGTCTCACCCGACCGGGTCGCCGAAGCGGGCGAGTCGCTCGGGTTCGACCTCACGGACGCCGAGGCCGAGCGGTTCACCGACAGCGTGAACGCCGAACTCGATGGGTACGCCGCGCTCGACGAACTGGCGTCGCCGGACGCCGCCCGGGACGTCACGGTTCGCGACGTCACCCACCCCGGGGAGGGGGACGACCCGCACAACGCCTACGTCACGCGGTTCGTTCTCGACGGGGCCGACGGCCCGCTCGCCGGACTGGACGTGGCGGTGAAGGACAACCTCGCCGTCGCGGGCGTCCCGATGACGTGCGGGTCGCGCGTCTTCGAGGGAGTGATCCCCCGGCGGAACGCCGTCGTGGTCGACCGCTTGCTCGACGCGGGCGCTCGACTCGTCGGGAAGACCAACATGGACGAACTCGCCTACGGGCCGACGAGCGAGACGAGCGGGTTCGGCCCGGTGACGAACCCCGCCGACGCCGACCGGGTCGCGGGCGGGTCGTCCAGCGGGAGCGCCGCGGCCGTCGCCGAGGGGTCCGCGGACCTCGCCCTCGGGAGTGACACCGGCGGGTCGGTCCGCATCCCCGCGTCGTTCTGCGGCGTCGTCGGCGTCAAGCCGACCTGGGGAACCGTCCCCCGCGACGGCTTCGTCGACCTCGCGCCGTCGCTCGACCACGTCGGCACGCTCGCGCGTGACGTCGAAACCGCCGCGCTCGGCCTCGACGTCGTCGGGGGCTACGACCCGCGCGACCCCGCCTCCGCCATCGCCGACCGGACGGGCGTCGGCGCGTGTGCCGAGGCGCTCTCGTCCGCCCCATCACCCGGCGACCTCTCGTTCGGCGTCCCCGACGAACTGCTCGCTGATCACGTCTCCGACGCGGTCCGCGAGCGGTTCGAAGCGGCGGTGTCGTCGCTCGAAGCCGCCGGCGCGACGGTCGAAGCCGTCTCGCTCCCGACCGTCGCCGACGCCGTCTACGTCTGGAACGCCATCACCAACGTCGAGTTCGCCGCCGCGCTGCGCCGTCGCTCGCTCCCGCTGGACCGCCCCGGCCCCTACGACCTCGCGCGCCTCGACGCGACCGCCGCCCAGCAGTCGACTGCCGGCGTCGGCTTCGGCGACGTCGTCCGCGAACGGGCGCTGGTCGGTGCGGTTCTCCTCGACCGGTACGGCGGTCGGCACTACACCCGCGCGCGGAACGTCTGCGCGACGCTCCTCGCGGAGTTCGAGGCGGCGCTCGACGGACACGACGCCCTCGTCGCGCCGACGATGCCCGTCGTCGCCCCCGAACTCGGGGCCCAGAAGCCCCACAGCTACGGCGAGAGCGAGGGGCTGGACGTCCCGCTCGCGTACAACACGAGACCGGCGGACCTCGCGGGCGTCCCGGCGGTGACGGTCCCCGACGGGGGGGACGGCCTCCCGGTCGGCGTCCAGTTCGTCGCCGGTCGGTGTGAGGACCGCGCGCTCCTCCGGGTCGCGCGGGCGTTCGAGCGGGTCAGGGACGCGTAGCGTCGTCGCGTCTCCGCACCTCCCGCGCCGTCGGTGACGGTTCGCGCGTCGCGCTCTGTCTCCTGCCGCGCCCCACACACTGATAACGTCTCGTGTCGGACTCCCACTATCCACGATGCTCGAGTTACCGGACGCCGACCGACTCGCGGCCCTGTCCGACGCAACGCCCGCAGACCTGCCGGACGTCGCGCTCCTCGAACACGTCCGGGACCACCCCCAGGTGGACGACGTGGCCGCGGCGACGCGGACGGCGCTGGACGAGATTCCGGCCCTCGCCGCGCTTTCCGAGGGCGCAACGGTCGGCCTCACGGCGGGGAGTCGCGGCATCCACGACATGCCGACGGTCCTCCGCACGACCGTCGAGTACCTCGACGCGCGGGGGCTGGAGCCGTTCGTCTTCCCGGCGATGGGCAGCCACGGCGGAGCGACGGCGGAGGGCCAGCGCGAGGCGCTCGCCGCGCTCGGCGTCACCGAGGAGACCATGGGCTGTGAGGTCCGGTCGTCGATGGCGGTCGAGCGCGTCGCCGACGACAGCGAGGGGCGACCGATATTCGCCGCCAGCGACGCGCTCGCGGCCGACGCCGTCCTCCTCCTCAACCGGGTGAAGGCCCACACCGACTTCCGCGGCCGCTACGAGAGCGGTCTCGCGAAGATGGCCGTCATCGGTCTCGGGAAGCAGCGCGGCGCGGAGATCACACACAACGTCGGCCTCGTCGAGGGGCTGGACGAGGTGATTCCCGAGCGCGCCGCCGCGCTGTTCGAGGAGACACCTGTGGTCGGTGGTGTCGCCATCGTCGAGAACGCCGACGACCGGGCGGCACACGTCGAGGGCGTCCCGGTCGACGAGATACTCGACCGCGAACCCGACCTCCTGGCTCGCTCGAAGGAACTCCTGCCGATGCTCCCGACCTCGAACCTCGACCTCCTGGTCATCGACGAAATCGGCAAGGAGATTTCCGGCACGGGGATGGACACCAACGTCGTCGGCCGGGTGTGCTACCACAACCAGCCCGAACCCGAGGAGCCGTCGTACACGCGCATCTACGTCCGCGGCGTCACCGAGGCCTCACACGGCAACGGCATCGGCATCGGCCTCGCGGACTTCGTCCACGCGGACCTCGTCGCCGACCTCGACCTCACCGAGACGTACGTGAACGTCATCACGAGCGGGGAGGTCTCCCGGGCGCGCATCCCGCTCATCGCCGAACGCGACGACGTGGCCCTCCGGGTGGCGACGTCGACGACGGGCGTGCGCGACCCGGCGGCCCTCCGGTTCGTCCGCGTGCCGAACACGCTCGACCTCGGTCGGTTCGTCGCCTCCGCCCCGGTCGTCGAGGAACTGGCCGACCGCGACGACGTGCGCGTCCTCGAACGCCGCCCGTTCGAACTCGTCGACGGCGACCTCCCACCCGACCCCTACGCGACCGACGACGAGCGTAGTCGCTGACGATAGGTGGCACCGAGTCAGACGCTGTCCGACTGAGGTGACGAGACCCGCTACTCGTCCATCACCGCGACGACCGGGACGTCCGCTTCGAGGAGGATGGACTGGGTGACGCTCCCGAACAGCGCCTTCCCGACGGGCGTTCGCTTCCGCCCGCCGATGACGAGGTACGAAGCGTCCGACCGCGAGACCTCTCCCTGGAGTTCCTCGACCACGTTCCCGACGAGTCCGCGCGTCGTAACCCGTCCCGGTCGGTCGGTCGACGCTTTGACCACCGTTCGCGCCGTCGACTCGGCGTCGCGCTGTCCGTCCTCGACGGTGTACGGTTCGTCGCGCTGGACTTCGCCGCGTTTTTCGAACTCGTCCTGTTCGAGGACGTGAACCACCACGAGTTCGTCGTCGTACGCCTCCGCGAGGTCCTGACCGACGGTGACGACGCGGTCCGGTTCGTCGTCGCCGTCGACTGCTGCCAGTATCGTCATCGGGTCGCAGGTCACTACAGAGACGTATAAACCTTGTCGAGCGTTCACCTCCCGCGTGCCCTGGCCTCGATTCGCGCCCCGTTCTTCCCCCAGCCGAAGAGCTAACTCCCCCTCGCGTGAGTCACGCAGTATGTCGGAGACAGAGACGACCGTCTACCACGACGCGGACGCGGACCTCTCCGTGCTGAGCGACCGGACAATCGCCGTCGTCGGCTACGGCAACCAGGGCCGCGCACAGGCACTGAACCTCAGAGACTCGGGCGTCTCGGACGTCGTCGTCGGGAATCGCGCCGACGACTCGCGTCAGCAAGCGCGCGAGGACGGCTTCGAGGCGTTCGACATCGCGGGCGCGGTCTCCAGGGCCGACGTCGTCTTCTTACTCATCCCCGACGAGGTCGCCCCGGCGGTGTACGAGGAGGCCATCGAACCGAACCTCTCCCCGGGCGACCTCGTGAACTTCGCCTCCGGCTTCAACGTCACCTACGGCTACATCGAACCCGCGGACGACGTGGACGTCGTCCTGCTCGCCCCGCGCATGATCGGGACGATGGTGCGCGACCTCTACACCCAGGGCCGCGGCGCGCCCGCGCTGTTCGCCGTCCACCAGGACGCGACCGGCGAGGCCCACGAGGTCGGTCTCGGCCTGGCGAAGGGCATCGGCGCGACGCGCTCGGGAGTCGTCGAGTCGACGTTCGAGGTCGAGACGACGACCGATCTGATGAGCGAGCAGGCGCTGTTCCCGCTCTTCGCCCACGCCATCATGGCGAAGTACCGCGTCGAGGTCGAGGCGGGCGTGCCGCCGGAGGTCGCCCTCCTGGAGTCGTACCTCTCGCGGGAGATGGCGTACATCTTCGAGCAGGCGGCGACGAAGGGGATGATCGAACAGCTCCTGTTGCACTCGCGGACGAGTCAGTACGGCCAGTTGAAGGGGCTGGAGTCGTTCGACCCCGAACCGATGGTCGCGTACATGCGCGACCGACTCGACGCCATCCAGTCCGGCGCGTTCGCCGAGGAGTGGCGGGCCGAACAGCGCGAGGGGACGCCGCACCTCGACGAACTGTTCGAGACGTACCGCCAGTCGGCGTTCGTCCAGCGCGAACAGGAGACGATGGAGACGCTCGGCCTCGGCGACCAGTAGCCCTCGAACCGCGCTGGACGACAGCAATAGCTATACGACGACGTCGTGAAGCCCGCGGTGTGTCACCGACCATCACGAAGATCGAGTCGACAGAGTTCGCGTTCCCGGTCGAGGACGCGGGGACGAGCCCCAACTCGTTCAGCCTCGTCTACGATCCCGGCGAGACGCTCCACCGGAAACTGTTCGGCATCAAAATCCACACCGACGTGGGCGTCACCGGCGAGTACGTCGGCGGGAACTCCCCGGCGGCCGCCCAGATCAACCTGTTCGGTCGGTTCCTCGTCGGCCGCAACCCCCTCGACCGCGAGCGCATCTGGAGCGAGGTAAAACGCGCGCTCCGCAAGTACGACCGGATGGGGATGGGTCCCATCGACATCGCGCTGTGGGACTTCGCGGGCAAGTACTACGACGCGCCCATCCACGAACTGCTCGGCACCTATCGAACCCGACTCCCCGCCTACGCCTCCTCGTACGACGGCGACATGAACGGCGGCCTCGACTCGCCGGAGGCGTTCGCCGACTTCGCCGAGGACTGCCTCGACCGGGGCTACCCGGCGTTCAAACTCCACGTCTGGGAGCAGGAGGCGTGGGGCGACGTCGACCGTGCGGTCGAGACGGTTCACGCCGTGGGCGAACGCGTTGGCGACGAGATGGACCTCATGCTCGACCCCGCGTGTCAGTACGAGACGTTCGCCGAGGCGCTGAAAGTCGGGAAGGCCTGCGACGAGCAGGAGTTCTTCTGGTACGAGGACCCCTACCGCGACGGCGGCATCTCCCAGCACGGCCACGCGAAACTCCGCGAGCGCCTGGACACGCCCCTGCTCCTGACCGAGCACGTCCGAGGGTTAGAGCCGCACACGGACTTCGTCGCCAACGGCGCGACCGACTTCGTCCGCGCGGACCCCGAGTACGACGCGGGCATCACGGGTGCGATGAAAATCGCTCATGTGGCTGAGGGGTTCGGCCTCGACGTCGAGTACCACGCGCCCGGCCCGGCCCAGCGACACCTCATGGCCGCCACCCGGAACACGAACTACTACGAGATGGCGCTCCTCCACCCCGACGTGAAGAACCCGGTGCCGCCGGTCTATCGGGGCGACTACGCCGACCAACTGGACTCCATCGACGACGACGGCACCGTCTCCGTTCCCGATGGGCCGGGACTCGGCGTCGACTACGACTGGGAGTACATCGAAGACCACCGGACGGGGAGCACCCACGTCTACGAGTGACCCCCTAGTCGACGTCCATCACCGCCGCGCCGACAGGGAGGCTCTCGGTGAGCGTGACCGCGACGAGCGCCGCCGCAGAGAACGCCAGGATGCTCGCGCCGAGAAAGGCGCTCTCGAACCCGACTACGCTCGCGGCGCCCCCCACCGCGACCGGTCCGACGATGCCGCCGAGGCCGCGGGCGGTCGACCGGAAGCCGATGAGTTCCGATTCTCTCTCGGCGGGCGAGACGTCGCCGATGAACGAGACGGCACCGACGCGCAGCAGCGAGAACGCCAACGCGAGCGTGAGCATCCCGCAGACGGCGACCGCCACCTGGCCGACGTGGCTCTCGACGGTGCCCGCGCCGGCGAGGAGCGCGGCGAACGCGCCGCTGCCGGCCATTCCGGCGCTGATGAGCGGTTTTCGGCCCAGTCTGTCGGCGAGCCCTCCCGAGAGGTACATGAACACCGTCTGCCCGCCGGGGTTGATTGCGAGCAACGCGCCCATCGTCGCCTCCGTGACGCCGAGGGTCGAGACGAAGTACACCGGCAGCAGGCTCCCGGTGCCGATGACGGCGAGGTTCCGGAACAACACGGCGACGTAGAGCCAGCGGAGGCCGTGCGTCCGGAAGTGCGCGCGACCCGCTCGCGTGGGGAAGAGCCGACGGCGAACCTCGCCTGCGACTTCGGCGGCCGACCGCGATTCGGGGGTCGGCGTCGGGTCGTCGATAGCGAGGACCGCGACGAAGACGACGGCCGTGACCGCCGTCACGACGAGGTAGAGGCTCCACGGAACGAGCAGTCCGAGGAGGAAGCCCGCCGACAGTCGACCGACGGTGGAACCGGCCCCCTGGGCGCTGCTGAACAGTCCGATCGACCGCCCGCGCTGTGACGCCCCGCCGAGCGTGTTGACGATGGTCAGAAGGATCGGCAGGTACGCCGCCGCGAACAGCGAGTAGACGGTTCGAACCACGAGCGGCTCGACGACCCCACGAACGACGAGCAGCGGAAGCGTCGCCAGCGTCGCGAGTCCGGCGGCGACCAGCAACACCCGCCGGCGCTTCCCGGTGACGTCCGCCAGCGCCCCCCAGACGGGCGCGCAGACGGTCCACCCGAAGTAGAAGGCGGTGGCGACGAGGCCGACACTGAGCGGGGACCCGCCCGCCCGGCCGATGTAGACCGCCATCGCGGTGGCCATCAACATGGGGCTTCCCTTGCTCGCGGCGGCCGCGGCGACGAGCGCGAGTCGCTGCCCGCGACTGGTCGACGGTGCCGTCACCGACTATCCGTCCCGCCGGCACGTTCTCGGGCACCGTCGAGCGCGTCGGTGACGCCGTCGGCCACGTAGAGCGAGTCGACGCCGGCGACGAGGTAGTCGACGCCCCAGTCGAGCCGTGCGGCCCGCGAGTCGGCGTCGGTCGCGAGCGTTCCGACCGCGACGGACGCGTCGTGGGCGGCTTCGACCGCGCGGTCGACCGCAGCGAGGAACCCTTCGTCCTCCCACTCGCCGAACCGCCCCATCGACATCGAGAGGTCGACCGGCCCGACGAACACGCCGTCGATGCCGTCGACGGCGGCGATGTCGGCGGCGTTGTCGACGGCGCGTTCCGACTCCAACTGGACGTGTCTGACGAGCGTCTCCTCGACCGTCTCGACGTGGTCGGCGAGCGAGCGGCCGTACCCCGTCGCCCGTCCGAGGCCGAGGCCGCGACTGCCCTCGGGAGGATAGCGCGAGGCGTCGACGATGGCCGCCGCCTGCTCGGCCGTCTCGACCATCGGGACCAAGACGCCGTCGGGGTCGCGGTCGAGCGTCCGCTTCAGCGTCGTCGGGTCGTCGTCGGGGACGCGGACGACAGACTCCGTCTCGCCGGGCGCGGCGTCGACCGCGCGGAGCATCGCCTCCATCGTCTCGTAGGACATCGACGAGTGCTCGGCGTCGAGCACTAGAAAGTCGGGGTCGGCGCTCGCCGATAGCTCCGCGAGTTCGGGGGAGGGAACGACGTTCCACGTCCCCACGAGCGGGTCGTCCGCCTCGACGGCGCGTTTGAATCGGCCGGTCATGCGAACATCGACCCCCGGTCGAACAGGTGCTCGGCGGCGACCGCTTCGTCCAGCCCGATGCCGAGACCGGGCGCTTCGGGCACCTCGATGTACCCGTCCTCGATGAGCGGGTCGTCCCGGTCGTGGAGGTCGTCCCACCACGGCACCTCGAGCGCGTGGAACTCCAGCACGTCGAAGTTCGGCACGCAGGCACCGAGGTGGACGCACGCCATCGTCCCGATGGGTCCGCAGACGTTGTGCGGCGAGAACGTGATGTAGTTCTCCTCCGCGCGGTTCGCGATGGCCTTCGACTCGGCGAGGCCGCCGCACGTCGTGGGGTCCGGCGTCACCACGTCGACGCCGAACTCGTAGAGGAGGTCTTTGAACTCGTGGACGCGGAACCGGTTCTCGCCGGTCGCCAGCGGCGTCGACGTCGACCGGGCCACCTCCCGCTGGGCGGCGGCGTTCTCCGGCGGCACCACGTCTTCGAGCCACAGCAGGTCGTACGGTTCGAGTTTCTGACAGAGGCGTTTGGCGCTGTCGAGCGAGTAGTCCCAGTGACAGTCGAACGCGAGGTCGATGTCGTCGCCGATTGCCTCGCGGACGGCCTCGACGGCCTCGACCTTGCGACTCAGCGCCGCGTTGCTCACGCGCCCGTTGTACGGGTCCGGGTTGTTGTCGAACGGCTGGTCGAGGTCGAACTTCAGCGCCGTGTACCCCATGTCGACGACGCGCTCGGCCTCGGCGGCGTACGCTTCCGGGTCGTAGGTGTCGTCGTCGTGCGCGCTGGGGTAGCCGTCTTCGAGCGCGAACGCGTCGCCGGCGTGGCAGTCACAGTAGATGCGCACCCGGTCGCGGTACTTCCCGCCGAGGAGCTGGTAAATCGGCAGTCCGAGGAGCTTGCCCGTCACGTCCCAGAGGGCGATTTCGATGCCCGAGGCGGCCGTCACCACCTTCCCCGTCGTCCCGCCGTGCCCGGACGTCTCCTGGACCATCCGGCGGAACAGCCGTTCCACGTCGAGGGGGTTCTCGCCGACGAGGAAGCGCTTCATGTACTCCATAATCTCGGTGACGCCGCCCCCGCGGTACGACTCGCCGATGCCGGTCACGCCCGCGTCCGTGTGGACGCGGACGAGGTTCCACTCGAAGTTCCCCTCGACGACGCACGTCTCGATGTCGGTGATGGCGACGTCGCGCTCCGGCAGCCGGTTCGTCGCGTGGTTGGAGAAGTCCCTCATCGGAGACTCCGGTCGACCGCGCGGGGGCCGTCGCGTCCGTGTCTCGTCCGCCTCGTTCCCTCGTCGATTCGGGTTCTCGACCGGCGGTCGGTCGCGCGTACCAGAGGTGTCTCGACCGGCCGCGCTCGTCGTCGGAGCGATTCGCCTGCCGAACGCGACGCTCCCGTCGCGTTCGGACGTCGCTCTCTCGCCGTGGGCTTCATGCGCCCACCGAGACGGCACTGGCTCTTAGCTATTGCCCCGGTCGTCGACTCTCGGCTGTCGAATCCTCACCGTTCGGCCCCCCTCCCGACGGCCGTCTGTCGACCCGGTCAGGAGCACGGCACGCCCGCCGCCGCGGCGCGCTCGCGGAGCGTCGCCCGGTCGCGTTCGAGCGGTGCGGGGTCCCCCTCGACTCGGTCCTTCTCGATGCGGGTCGTCACCGCCGCGGCGACCCGACACTCCGCGGCGTGGAGGTCGGCCTCCAGCGCGTCGACTCGGGCGCGCTGGTCGGCCGAGAGGTCGCGCTCGCGGACCGAGTCGAGCGAGTCGGAGACGGTCGCGGACAGTTCGACGGCCTGGTCGGTGTGCGTTTCGAGGCGAGCGACGTCGTCTCGGTCCCACCCCACTTCGACGGCCTCCTCGTCGAGGGCGCCGACGAGGAACGCGCTCTTGTCGAGCGTCGCGTCCGTCCGGGTGTAGCCCGGCACCGCGTCCGCGCGGGTGTCGTACCCGACGAGGACGGCGCGCTCGGGGTCGCTGTACACGTCGTTGGGGTACGCGGCGGCCCCGAGGCCACCCGCCCCGAACAGGAACACGACGACGAGAAACAGCCCCATGAACGCGCGGGGTGCGCCCTGAACGGGGGCGGTGTCGACGAACGGGTGCCGTCGCGTCCGCTCCATCGCCGTCGCGGCCACGCGCTCGACGAGCGACGCGAGGGCGTGTGTCTTCTCGGACGCGCCCGTCACGACCATCCGTCCGTCGGTCGTGACGCGGACGAACGAGTTGTGAAAGCCCGTGTGGCGGACGGTGAGCCCCTCTCCCTCGCGGAAACGGTCGGGGTAGCAGTCGTCGAACGCGTCCGACTCGCTGATGGCGCTCTCGACGGACGCGAGGACGTCCGTCCGGTCGTCGACCGGGTCGTCGGAGACGAATATCGACTTCCGCTCGAAGCTCAGCCCCTCGCCGTTGCGCCGCTGTTCGGCGAGGGACCGCACCCAGAACTTGCCGCGCGCCGCCACGAACGGCACCGCCGGGACGAGCACCGCGGCCGCGAGCGCTCGGGCGTACCCCGCCGCCGACCCGGCGCGAAGCCGTATCTGAAGGCGGTCCACGCGGCGAGGACGACGAGCGTGGCGACGCTCCAGCGGACGAACGTACGGAGCTTGTTCATCTCTCTCGTCCGAGGAACGTCCGCTTGAGATGTCCGATGAGCCCCACCTTGCGACGCTCGCTCTCCGCTTCGAACGCCGGCCCGAGTTTCCGTTCGAGGTCCTCGCGGCTCTCGAAGCGGTCGGCGTCGACCGTCGCCAGGAGCTCCGTCACCATGATGGAGTTCCCCTTCTCGTCCAGTTGGATGTTCGCGAGCGCGTGTTCACGCTCAATCCGGCGAACCGAGACGGGGTACGACCACCCCGATTCGGCGACGAGTTCGTGAACCGCGTCCGGCCCGTGGGTCATGTCCTCCCGTCGCTCGTCCGAGAACATAAACCTTACACGGGTGCTCCCGCCACCCACGGCGGCCGTCCCGCACGCCGCCTCGGTGGGTACGACGGCCGTTTCACCGGACCCGATTTCGAAGGTCGTCGAGTTCGTCCGCGTCGACGGCCGCCCAGTTCGCCGCGAGAACGTCGGCGAGGCGCTGGTAGTACCGGGGGGTGTGCCCGGACGCGTGCGGCGTGATGAACGCGTTTTCGAGGTCCCACAGCGGATGATTCGGGGGGAGCGGCTCGGGGTCGGTGACGTCCAGCGCCGCGCCGCCGATGGCGTTCTTCTGGAGCGCGGCG
Proteins encoded:
- a CDS encoding mandelate racemase/muconate lactonizing enzyme family protein, with the protein product MRDFSNHATNRLPERDVAITDIETCVVEGNFEWNLVRVHTDAGVTGIGESYRGGGVTEIMEYMKRFLVGENPLDVERLFRRMVQETSGHGGTTGKVVTAASGIEIALWDVTGKLLGLPIYQLLGGKYRDRVRIYCDCHAGDAFALEDGYPSAHDDDTYDPEAYAAEAERVVDMGYTALKFDLDQPFDNNPDPYNGRVSNAALSRKVEAVEAVREAIGDDIDLAFDCHWDYSLDSAKRLCQKLEPYDLLWLEDVVPPENAAAQREVARSTSTPLATGENRFRVHEFKDLLYEFGVDVVTPDPTTCGGLAESKAIANRAEENYITFSPHNVCGPIGTMACVHLGACVPNFDVLEFHALEVPWWDDLHDRDDPLIEDGYIEVPEAPGLGIGLDEAVAAEHLFDRGSMFA
- a CDS encoding HpcH/HpaI aldolase family protein, producing the protein MTGRFKRAVEADDPLVGTWNVVPSPELAELSASADPDFLVLDAEHSSMSYETMEAMLRAVDAAPGETESVVRVPDDDPTTLKRTLDRDPDGVLVPMVETAEQAAAIVDASRYPPEGSRGLGLGRATGYGRSLADHVETVEETLVRHVQLESERAVDNAADIAAVDGIDGVFVGPVDLSMSMGRFGEWEDEGFLAAVDRAVEAAHDASVAVGTLATDADSRAARLDWGVDYLVAGVDSLYVADGVTDALDGARERAGGTDSR